A single window of Sparus aurata chromosome 12, fSpaAur1.1, whole genome shotgun sequence DNA harbors:
- the LOC115592332 gene encoding tripartite motif-containing protein 16-like, with the protein MEQKAVQLDQETISCPICLDLLKDPVATPCGHSYCKNCIKDHWDTEDEKRIYSCPQCRKSFIPRPELLKNTMLAVLVEELKKTGLQAAPADHCYAGPEDVACDFCTGRKLRAVKSCLQCVASYCEKHLQPHYDVAPLKKHKLVEPSEKLQENICSRHDEVMKMFCRTDQQCICYLCSVEEHKGHDTVSAAAERTERQRELEGSRHNIQQRIQDREKDVKVLQQEMEAINGSADKAVEQNEKIFTQLIHLMEKRRSDVKQQVRSQQETEVSQVKELQEKLEQEITELKRKDAELKKLSHTEDHNQFLHNYPSLSALGESTHSSSIKIRPLKYFEDVTAAVSEVRDKLQDVLRETWRNILLAVTDLDVLLSQPEPKTRAGFLRYSCEITLDPNTANTDLLLSEGNRKATLSQPQSYSDHPDRFTDRRQVLSRESLTGRCYWEVEWRGEGVGVAVAYKNISRAGSSYDCEFGFNDKSWRLFCYTYRYNFNHNTVQTSISGPRSSRIGVYLDHSAGILSFYSVYDTMTLLHRVQTTFTQPLYAGLQINWPGGFVEFCKLK; encoded by the coding sequence atggagcagaaagcagttcagctggaccAAGAAACAATCTCTTGTccgatctgtttggatctactgaaggatccggtggctactccctgtggacacagctactgcaagaactgtattaaagatcactgggacacagaggatgagaagaggatctacagctgccctcagtgcaggaagagcttcataccgaggcctgagctgctgaaaaacaccatgttagcagttttagtggaggagctgaagaagactggactccaagctgctcctgctgatcactgctatgctggacctgaagatgtggcctgtgatttctgcactgggaggaaactgagagcagttaagtcctgtctgcagtgtgtggcctcttactgtgagaaacacctgcagcctcattaTGATGTGGCtccattaaagaaacacaagctggtggagccgtcagagaagctccaggagaacatctgctctcgtcatgatgaggtaatgaagatgttctgccgtactgatcagcagtgtatctgttatctctgctctgtggaggaacataaaggccacgacacagtgtcagctgcagcagagaggactgagaggcagagagagctggaggggagtcgacacaacatccagcagagaatccaggacagagagaaagatgtgaaggtgcttcaacaggagatggaggccatcaatggctctgctgataaagcagtggagcagaatgagaagatcttcacccagctgatccatctcatggagaaaagacgctctgatgtgaagcagcaggtcagatcccagcaggaaactgaagtgagtcaagtcaaagagcttcaggagaagctggagcaggagatcactgagctgaagaggaaagacgctgagctgaagaagctctcacacacagaggatcacaaccagtttctacacaactacccctcactgtcagcactcggtgagtctacacactcatccagcatcaagatccgtcctctcaagtactttgaggatgtgacagcagctgtgtcagaggtcagagacaaactacaggacgtcctgagagagacatggagaaACATCTTACTGGCAGTGACTGAtctggatgttttactgtcacaacCAGAGCCCAAGACCAGAGCTGGATTTTtaagatattcatgtgaaatcacactggatccaaacacagcaaacacggatctgttattatctgaggggaacagaaaagcaacattaaGTCAACCACAGTCTTATTCtgatcacccagacagattcactgacaggcgtcaggtcctgagtagagagagtctgactggacgttgttactgggaggtggaatggagaggagaaggagttggtgtagcagtcgcatacaagaatattaGCAGAGCAGGGAGCTCATATGATTGTGAATTCGGAttcaatgacaaatcttggaggTTATTTTGTTACACATACAGATATAACTTTAATCACAACACAGTCCAAACATCCATCTCGggtcctcggtcctccagaattggagtgtacctggatcacagtgcaggtattctgtccttctacagcgtctatgacaccatgactctcctgcacagagtccagaccacattcactcagcctctctatgctggacttcAGATCAACTGGCCAGGAGGCTTTGTTGAGTTTTGTAAACTTAAATAG